In one Babylonia areolata isolate BAREFJ2019XMU chromosome 14, ASM4173473v1, whole genome shotgun sequence genomic region, the following are encoded:
- the LOC143289916 gene encoding uncharacterized protein LOC143289916: MALHARLFTHNILRASKLKKWSHTAQAIERNSENSTIACCAQTTNATEEEDKLGGDLSPVDSLTQELSSSTLPVCHHPAQKEGPPCLPFHPATDAMTSEKLKALEKSWTGLLFIQEYLPSVVKSVSYTTDDIMACPVDREHHDNHSIVYENHAVTVLTEGRNATQQLSQAARDVSCRGDTRTGGETDFTVLQRSGFRRHSICDSTPTCYLPDSTDCSLLPCRGESHIEAVFSSPVSDQGAALCSSGSGSGGPQGSVGGQKSAGSGGQGPSLDKLRAVEAHFIDSLPKFFKSRLDYSVYHPHIVFENNFWGENQTTVGINQYAIQLTKLRALTHLKYAHVHMEVISSACLLEEGALRIHWRVVGLSQLKALRFWKYTAWSYKTSFRDDAEWIDGISILYVNKDGQVIKHRLDRMTPSEEQFAKTPSLAGKLALLFGVTGPKPSLSDFNSLLCRR; the protein is encoded by the exons ATGGCTTTGCACGCTAGACTATTCACGCATAATATCTTGCGAGCTTCCAAATTGAAGAAATGGTCACATACGGCTCAGGCGATTGAGCGAAACAGTGAAAATAGTACTATCGCCTGTTGCGCACAAACG ACGAATGCcacagaggaagaagacaaaCTAGGAGGAGACCTATCACCCGTTGATTCATTGACTCAGGAGCTGTCTTCGTCAACTTTGCCAGTATGCCATCACCCCGCACAGAAGGAGGGACCCCCCTGCCTGCCTTTCCATCCAGCCACAGACGCAATGACCAGCGAGAAGCTGAAAGCTCTAGAAAAGAGTTGGACAGGGTTGTTGTTCATTCAGGAGTACCTCCCATCGGTGGTAAAGTCGGTAAGTTACACGACGGATGACATCATGGCATGTCCTGTGGACCGAGAGCACCACGACAACCACAGCATCGTCTATGAAAACCACGCCGTTACTGTGCTGACAGAAGGCAGGAATGCCACACAGCAACTGTCCCAAGCTGCCAGAGACGTTTCTTGTAGGGGAGACACACGCACTGGAGGGGAGACGGACTTTACAGTGCTGCAAAGGAGCGGTTTCCGAAGACACTCCATCTGTGATTCAACCCCCACCTGCTATCTTCCAGACTCCACGGACTGTTCTTTGCTGCCGTGCCGGGGGGAATCCCACATAGAGGCGGTGTTTAGCAGCCCTGTGTCTGACCAGGGTGCTGCATTGTGCAGCTCTGGATCAGGGTCTGGTGGTCCTCAGGGCAGTGTTGGGGGTCAAAAGTCGGCAGGCAGCGGGGGCCAGGGTCCCAGCTTGGATAAACTCAGAGCTGTGGAGGCCCACTTCATTGATTCA CTACCCAAGTTTTTCAAGTCCCGGTTGGATTACAGTGTGTATCATCCTCACATTGTTTTCGAGAATAATTTCTGGGGTGAAAATCAAACTACAGT TGGCATCAATCAGTACGCCATCCAGCTGACCAAGTTGAGGGCGCTGACCCACCTGAAGTACGCGCACGTCCACATGGAGGTGATCTCCTCTGCCTGCCTGCTGGAGGAGGGGGCGCTGCGCATCCACTGGAGAGTCGTGGGCCTGTCGCAGCTCAAGGCGCTTCGCTTCTGGAAGTACACTGCCTGGAGCTACAAAACGTCCTTCCGTGATGACGCTGA ATGGATAGACGGTATATCGATCCTCTATGTCAACAAAGATGGACAGGTCATCAAACATCGACTAGACCGG atgactcccaGTGAGGAGCAGTTTGCTAAAACTCCGTCCTTGGCAGGCAAACTTGCACTCCTGTTTGGTGTCACCGGTCCCAAGCCTAGCCTCTCCGACTTCAACTCTTTACTATGTCGACGATAG